A stretch of the bacterium genome encodes the following:
- a CDS encoding T9SS type A sorting domain-containing protein: MRKTLILCVLMILGLSAIAQATEVINARELLPTLRPVITLPDNPTPRSGTCVLNHFTGTPYGSFGWDPGEDIAEYFDPATDGNCTPAIYPFHITSVDLTLVIFSNTGPGTITGRVFVTCPEDAASPGVPRECKGPGGAQLGSAGMFTYDLTQEEIDDPDGTGLIELNIPLDVCVENGFFVHFVIDSWTGAGNAPAPYWQREALANCKAWVYWWFTGTPDYCWFNNNTDWSSGGLPVGAILAAVNGEAGVTSCAPLTCEPCVRNYPGDDDTNPIIIDSPIWSRTIDLCDYCSDYDQNTALGPSSFTGRGGDVVLSWTSVNDPTCFYITIAPSSTCAEWFRIRSWLFDSFGYLDAGQPAFPPLGGSQTYNWTGNGDPNDFGCWFPDTYYLYIDTRNCCCPVDVTFAGDNILAVEITSFDAIAGDGMVTLNWRTNAESEIDYYVLTRNGVEIAQVAGQGDSPSGHRYTFVDRDVVNGTNYGYQLTAVDLNGGMTLFGSTVYATPQAGAGLVTEYALMQNYPNPFNPNTTIEYALREAGQVSLKVFSVDGREVATVVNGLQDAGQHSVEFDASGLATGMYLYKLTVNGFTATQKMVLMK; encoded by the coding sequence ATGCGTAAGACTTTGATTTTGTGTGTCTTGATGATTTTGGGCCTGAGCGCGATTGCTCAAGCCACAGAGGTCATAAACGCGCGTGAGTTGTTGCCCACGTTGCGTCCTGTGATCACTCTCCCTGACAACCCGACCCCGCGGTCCGGCACCTGTGTGCTGAACCACTTCACGGGCACGCCGTACGGCAGCTTCGGTTGGGATCCGGGCGAAGACATTGCCGAGTACTTTGATCCCGCGACTGACGGCAATTGCACTCCGGCAATATATCCTTTCCACATTACATCTGTGGATCTGACACTGGTCATTTTCAGCAACACGGGACCCGGCACGATTACGGGCCGCGTGTTTGTTACCTGTCCGGAAGATGCGGCCAGCCCCGGCGTTCCGCGTGAATGCAAGGGTCCGGGCGGCGCTCAGCTCGGTTCGGCAGGAATGTTCACGTATGATCTCACCCAAGAAGAGATTGACGATCCAGACGGCACGGGTTTGATTGAATTGAACATCCCGCTGGACGTTTGCGTGGAGAACGGGTTCTTCGTGCACTTCGTGATTGATTCATGGACAGGCGCGGGCAATGCTCCGGCTCCTTACTGGCAGCGCGAAGCGTTGGCGAACTGCAAGGCTTGGGTGTATTGGTGGTTTACCGGCACGCCGGACTACTGCTGGTTCAATAACAACACCGACTGGTCGTCGGGTGGTTTGCCGGTGGGCGCCATTCTGGCTGCTGTGAACGGTGAAGCCGGTGTGACAAGCTGCGCACCGCTGACATGCGAGCCGTGCGTACGCAACTATCCGGGCGACGACGACACGAATCCGATCATTATTGATTCGCCGATCTGGTCGCGCACGATTGACCTGTGCGACTATTGCAGCGACTATGATCAGAACACGGCGCTTGGACCCTCATCGTTCACCGGCCGCGGCGGCGACGTCGTGCTGTCGTGGACGTCCGTGAATGATCCGACGTGCTTCTACATCACGATCGCTCCGTCTTCGACCTGTGCGGAATGGTTCCGTATTCGCTCGTGGCTGTTCGACAGCTTTGGCTATCTCGATGCCGGTCAGCCGGCCTTCCCGCCGCTTGGTGGAAGCCAGACCTACAATTGGACTGGCAACGGCGATCCTAATGACTTCGGCTGCTGGTTCCCCGATACGTATTACCTCTACATTGACACGCGCAATTGCTGCTGCCCGGTGGATGTGACGTTTGCTGGCGACAACATTCTGGCCGTGGAAATCACGAGCTTTGACGCCATCGCCGGCGACGGCATGGTGACATTGAACTGGCGCACGAACGCAGAGAGCGAAATTGACTACTACGTGCTCACGCGCAACGGCGTTGAGATTGCTCAAGTAGCGGGTCAAGGCGACAGCCCCAGCGGCCATCGCTACACGTTTGTGGATCGCGATGTCGTGAACGGCACGAACTACGGCTATCAGCTGACGGCAGTTGATCTGAATGGCGGCATGACGCTGTTCGGTTCGACGGTCTATGCGACGCCGCAAGCAGGCGCCGGACTCGTGACCGAGTATGCATTGATGCAGAACTACCCGAACCCGTTCAACCCGAACACGACGATTGAGTACGCACTCCGCGAAGCCGGTCAGGTCAGCCTGAAGGTCTTCTCGGTGGATGGCCGCGAAGTCGCCACGGTGGTGAATGGCTTGCAGGATGCCGGTCAGCACAGCGTCGAGTTTGACGCTTCTGGTCTGGCCACCGGTATGTATCTGTACAAGTTGACGGTGAACGGCTTCACCGCCACCCAGAAGATGGTGTTGATGAAGTAG